In Caldicoprobacter guelmensis, the genomic stretch CTCTTCCATATCCCTTGCTATATCGAAAATGACCGGCAGGGTGCGCATCGTAAAGAAAAGGCCTCCAGGCCCACCGTTTTCCCCTAGCGTATGCCTAATTCCGTACTTTTTGGGCACCTCAAAGTCGTATTTCCAAAGACGGCAGCGCTCTATGGCAATGGAGTTGATTACAAATTGTGCTCCATCAAGGGCCTCTCGCCTATTGGTAGTACAGGTGATTTTTATGCCTGCGCCTGATGCTTCATTCATCTTCAAAGCAAGCCTATACATCCTCATAAGGTTATCGTTATCGATGTCAACAAGGCACAGCTCACTTCCTCTTAGTTCATCAGTAGTGAATATATCCCTAAACACGCTCAGTCCAAATGACATGCTTCCTGCTCCAATGAACACAATTTTTGTCTTGTTCAACTTCAATACCTCCCCTATGTATTTCTGGTTTTAATATTGTAGTAAATTTTATATGGGGTTCCACTTTTCTACTAAAATTTCACAGCTACCTTTAAACATACTATAGTCACTTTCGTAATCACATTTTATTGGCGGCACCTCACTTCCTCTTACAACTAACCTTTTCTCCACTTCTGCCTGAACAAAAGGCAAAAGCTTATCAAATATAGGAGTTATTACCCCACCTATATATACTACACTTGGATCAAACATGTTAACAAGGATAGACACCAACTCACCCAATATAGTTCCATTTTCATTTATCACTTCCAAGGCTTTCTTTTCTTCGCTTAAAACACTGCTCACAAATTTATTCCAACCTGCAGAAATATCTTTCAGCCCATCACGGCCATAGTATTTATATAGGAAACCTTTGATACTGAGGTCAGTTTCTACACAATTATAGCTTCCACAGGACTCACATACCTTACGTAATCTTCCAATAGGTATATGTCCTATTTCAGCACCATAACCCCTGTGTCCTCTTAACAATACGCCATCAACGATAACGCCAAGACCTGTTCCTTCTCCAATATAAACATATACTATGTTTTTATCCAAACCTTCTTGAGCACTTACGGCTATAACGCTCAAGTTAGATTCGTTATCAACATAAGCAGGCATTCCATATAATTCGCTTATCATCCGCTTTAATGGTTGATTTTCAAACATAGGTACTGCACAACTAACCACAGTCTCCTTTTCGGTATCAAAAATACCTGAAATAGCAGCACCTACTCCTATTATATTGTCTGTTATAACTCCTAGTTTTCCAACGTAATATTTAAACTTTTCGTAGCTGTAGCTGATAATTTCAGATGCATCTTTAAATATCAGTGCATATTCCTCATGTTTGAATACGATGTTATACCTTAAATCCATCAATGCCATCTTTAAGAAACCCTCAAGTTGAAGGTCCAAACACAGCACAAAAAAGCGGTCATAATTGAGCCTTATAAAGTGAGGGGTCCTTCCTACGCTATAGTTGTTGACATCTTTAACCTCATCTACCACTCCCTTACTTTTTAAAGCATTGCATATGTTAGACACCGTCGAAAAACTAAGCCCTGTCCTTTGCGAAATATCCTTTTTTGTAAGGTCATCACTAAACCTTATACACTTGATCACATCTTTAACGTTTTTTTGTTTGATATCTATTATGTCATTTATCATCTTTCATCAGCACCCTTGTTTAAAAACTTATCTGTCATAAATTTTATTCTTTTACGCTTCCTAATACAATACCAGCAATAAAATATCTTTAGCAATCTCTTCCTCTTTCCCAATAGACTCAATAATAACCCCATTCCTCACACGCTTCATAAATAGCATTTACATTTTCAAGTGGAGTACCTGGAATCAAAGCGTTAGCATCTCTTAAAACAAACTTCTTTGTCCTTGGCATCACTGTTTGAAGTATTCTCCTTACCTCATTTTTAATGTCCTCAGGATTGCCGTTTTTCAGCAATACTACGCTGGGACCTCCCCATATTTCGGTATCGGGGTGTAGTTCATCGTACAAATGTTCAAAATCTATCGGATAGCCGGTATCAAACATCACTATGTCGCATTCCTTTTGCAGTATTGGGAAGAAACGCTGGGCATCGCCACACAAATGAATGGAACGCCTGCCACCTTCTATTGTAAATTCATCATATATTCGTTTTATTTTTGGTAATACAAGTTGCTTAAATAAGGAAGGAGAAAGCAAAACAATAGCATCATCAGCATAGCCAAAACTCTCACTTTTTATTTCTTCCCCAAGATACCTCCTTACTTCCTTCATCCTACTGATAATAGCCTCTGTCACAAAGTCTAAAAGAGCCTCTACATAATCTGGATCCTCGTAGATATCATTTATCAAATTAGTCATGCCTCTTATCCCACATGCAGTTGTAAATATCCCATCTGTTCCATAAAAATTATATGGCATAGAAACGTTCTTTACAGGTATATTCTTATATACAAAGGTTTTAGCCTTTTCAAGGAAGTATTCATAATACCTTAACACCTCTTCCCCAAAGCCATCAAAAGCCGAAGGTATACCCTTATCAAATATTTTCCGTTTATCATCATCACTCAAAAAAGGCCGCACGTGAGGCTCAATACCAGGCTCTACTTTACCCCCCAGCCAAGCCAATTCAGTAAAATTTTCAAAATCCACCCTGACAGACCAGCCTTCCTCCTCTGGATATCCCATTGGGCTATCAGACATGATGTTAAGCCTAATCCATTCTTGAGCCTTCACTTGAGTCTCAAACATGACATCCGGCGAATTCACATAATCCCACAAAGTTATGCCTTCCTTGTTTAATTCTCTTTCAAAGATCCAATTTCGTGCATCAGCATAGATATACACTGGCACTTTAAATGGCTCTCCTTTATAATAGGCATTCCACACAGCTTTGGCTTTCTCATTGTGCTCCCTATAATCCATAGCACTACTCTCCTACTTACATAGTTCTTTTTTTGCACGCTCTACTATATATTCAATTTCCTCATACTTTGAAGCTTCAATTACAGGCAAACGCTCTTTGTATCCAGCCGTAACCTCTTCAACAAACTCATGAGCTTTATCTAACAACGACTTGGAACCTTCCTTTACCCAACCGTCCCAGTTATTCCTATTAAAGAGCTTAGAAAACCAATAACTCTTTCTCATGTATTGCAACGTATGCTCTTCGCCCAAGAAATTGCCTCCAATTCCAACTCTCTCTATGAGGTCAGCAGCTATGGTATCATCGTTTACTTCAAATCCATCGATAACATAGTTATACGCATCAATCCACTCATTGTCTATAACCAACTGCTCAAAGCTGAACCCCTGATCTGCACCCGCAATGCCCTGCGCTCCTATCCCTATTGTACCCCCCATACAGCTCATTATTGCGCTCAATGCCTTTTCAAAACCTGCCTGAAAATCAGGCACTAAAGCATCTGTCAGTCCTGAATTACTGCCAGCCTTTATACCATAAAACTTAGCCAGCTGAGCGCTTGCAATGCCTAACAATGCCTGGTTAGGTGAACCAAACGAGCATATCATGGTTCTCAAGTCCATTGAATGTGTACCATGTCCATAAAAGCCGGGTATTTCTCTACTTAGAGCATACACCATAAACATGCTGCCAAGCACTTCGGCATTCATCAAGGTAACAGTCCCTGCCAGAGTCACAGGACCAGTTGCCCCTCCCATGACCATCGGAGCAATAGCTAAGGGCTGCCCTTCTTTGACAAATATGAGAGCCATCTCTAAACTCTCTTTTCTAAATTGAAGCGGACTTACAGTTTCTAATAGATAACCCACCTTTCTACCCATAACTTTTGCCATTTCAATAATGTATCTAGCCGACTCGGGAGACAGGATATAAGTACCACCGGGCTTGGTCGAATATTCATAAATCTTCTGATAAGAAACTACGTCTGTAATGGCGTGGTGTACATCCGACGGAATGGTGACAGCGTCACAGAAGGGTATATTTCTCAAATGTTCAACCAAAGCAATGCCTTTCATCACGTCATCAAGCAGTCCATATCTTCTAGTTTTAGTTTTATAATCTATAACAAACACCTGTGTTGAAATAGAACCGGCTAACTTGGAAGGTATTTCCACATTATCTTCGTCAGCGTATTTTTTTCTAATCATATCCAGCAAAGATTCCATTACTTTTGAGGGAATGCGTACAACACTTGATTGCCTATCCACTATTGCCCCCGCTTTTTCACACAGGTCAAGACACTCCTCATTGGGTACTCTAAGACCCACATTCTCTAATATTCTAAGTGTCCTATTGTGAATGAGCTCTATTTCCTCCGGTTTCAATATTGTTACTTCACACCTAATTCTTCCCATTATTTTTTCCTCCTCTTTTATAACTTTAATAATTATTCACCCATTGTTCTAAAAAAGAAATCAAATCTTTTAGAGATGGACTCCTACCTCTTTGCACATAGTAGCCAGCAACTGCATTTCCGAGTAACAACGAAGATATGATATCCATCTTTAAAAGTAAACCCACACAAAAGCCGGCGTTAAAATTATCTCCACTCCCTGTAAGCAACAGAGGATGCTCAACAAATGCGCTCTTTACCTCATATACGCCATTTTCATCTGCCGCTACTGTGCCCTTAGCTGAATGCAGGAT encodes the following:
- a CDS encoding ROK family protein, producing the protein MALMDLRYNIVFKHEEYALIFKDASEIISYSYEKFKYYVGKLGVITDNIIGVGAAISGIFDTEKETVVSCAVPMFENQPLKRMISELYGMPAYVDNESNLSVIAVSAQEGLDKNIVYVYIGEGTGLGVIVDGVLLRGHRGYGAEIGHIPIGRLRKVCESCGSYNCVETDLSIKGFLYKYYGRDGLKDISAGWNKFVSSVLSEEKKALEVINENGTILGELVSILVNMFDPSVVYIGGVITPIFDKLLPFVQAEVEKRLVVRGSEVPPIKCDYESDYSMFKGSCEILVEKWNPI
- a CDS encoding uroporphyrinogen decarboxylase family protein → MDYREHNEKAKAVWNAYYKGEPFKVPVYIYADARNWIFERELNKEGITLWDYVNSPDVMFETQVKAQEWIRLNIMSDSPMGYPEEEGWSVRVDFENFTELAWLGGKVEPGIEPHVRPFLSDDDKRKIFDKGIPSAFDGFGEEVLRYYEYFLEKAKTFVYKNIPVKNVSMPYNFYGTDGIFTTACGIRGMTNLINDIYEDPDYVEALLDFVTEAIISRMKEVRRYLGEEIKSESFGYADDAIVLLSPSLFKQLVLPKIKRIYDEFTIEGGRRSIHLCGDAQRFFPILQKECDIVMFDTGYPIDFEHLYDELHPDTEIWGGPSVVLLKNGNPEDIKNEVRRILQTVMPRTKKFVLRDANALIPGTPLENVNAIYEACEEWGYY
- a CDS encoding trimethylamine methyltransferase family protein; amino-acid sequence: MGRIRCEVTILKPEEIELIHNRTLRILENVGLRVPNEECLDLCEKAGAIVDRQSSVVRIPSKVMESLLDMIRKKYADEDNVEIPSKLAGSISTQVFVIDYKTKTRRYGLLDDVMKGIALVEHLRNIPFCDAVTIPSDVHHAITDVVSYQKIYEYSTKPGGTYILSPESARYIIEMAKVMGRKVGYLLETVSPLQFRKESLEMALIFVKEGQPLAIAPMVMGGATGPVTLAGTVTLMNAEVLGSMFMVYALSREIPGFYGHGTHSMDLRTMICSFGSPNQALLGIASAQLAKFYGIKAGSNSGLTDALVPDFQAGFEKALSAIMSCMGGTIGIGAQGIAGADQGFSFEQLVIDNEWIDAYNYVIDGFEVNDDTIAADLIERVGIGGNFLGEEHTLQYMRKSYWFSKLFNRNNWDGWVKEGSKSLLDKAHEFVEEVTAGYKERLPVIEASKYEEIEYIVERAKKELCK